Sequence from the Lysobacter capsici genome:
CGAACGCGCCGGCGGCGATCAGCGCGAGCAGCGCCGCGGCGGTGGCCAGGCGGTGGCGGGCCACGAACTTGCGCAGCCGGTACAGCGGGCCGCCATTGGCGACCGAAATCGGCAGGCCGTCGAGGTAACGGCGCACGTCGTCGGCGAGCGCGGCGGCGGTGGCATAGCGCTCGCCGGGGTCTTCGGCGCAGGCGGTCAGCACGATCCGGTCGAGGTCGCCGCGCAGGCCGCGGCGCAGCGCGGCGTCGTCGGTCTGGCGGCTCGGCGCGGGCACCGGGCCGTCGCGGCCGCGCAGGTCCGACAGCTTGCGGCCGGTCGTCAGGTCGAACAGCAATGCGCCCAGACCGAACACGTCGGTCGCGGTGGTGGCGGCCTCGCCGCGGCGTTGTTCGGGCGCGCCATAGCCCGGGGTGAAGGCGACGGTGGCGGTCTGGGACGGATCGGCGCCGTCGATCAGGGTGGCGATGCCGAAATCCAGCAGCGCCGGCCGGCCGTCAGGGCGGACCACGATGTTCGACGGCTTCAGGTCGCGATGCAGCACCAGCCGCTGGTGCGCGTGCTGGACCGCCTCGCACAGGCCCAGGAACAGCTGCAGGCGTGAGCGCAGCGAGCCCGGCGCGTCGGCCAGGTGCTGGTGCAACGGCACGCCTTCGACATAGTCCATGACCAGATACGGCTGGCCGGCCTCGGTCAGGCCGCCGTCGATGTGACGCGCGATCAGCGGATGGTCCAGGCTCGCCAGCAGGCCGCGTTCGCGCGCCATGCGCCGGATCGCGGACTGGGTCGGCAGGCCGTGCAGCAGTTTCAGCGCGGCCCGCTGCACGCCGTCGCCGGCTTCGCGTTCGGCCAGGAACACCGTGCCCATGCCGCCGGCGCCGAGTTCGCGCAACAGCCGGTACGGGCCGATCGTGGAGGGCGTGCCGGCGGCGGCCTGGGCGGCGAAGGCCGCGGCCAGCCGGTCCGACAGCGGATCGGCCGGTGCGTCGGCGTCGGCCTCGCCGTCGTGCGCGGTGACGCGATCGAGCAGGCGCCGCACCGCCGCGCGCACCTCGGGGTCGGGTTCGGTGTCGAGCAGGTACTGGCCGCGTTCGCCCGGCGGCCGGGTCAGCGCCGCATGGAAGGCGTGTTCGATCCGGGCGAACTGCTCCGGGGTCATGGCGCGAGCTGCTCGCGCAGCCAGGCCTTGGCGAAACGCAGGTCGCGTTCGACCGTGCGCACGTTGATCGCCAGGGCGTCGGCGATTTCCTGCTGCTTGAGCCCGACCAGGAACGCCAGCTCGATCACCCGGCACTGGCGCGGGTAGGGTTTGTCGAGCGCGACCAGCGCGTCTTCGACTTCCAGCCAGCGCTGATCCGGGGTCGGGCCGTGCGGCGCCGATTCGCGCGCCGGATCGAACGCGGTGATCACCACGTCGCCGCCGCGCTTCTCGGCCTGGCGCTGGCGGATCACGTCGATCAGGGTGCAGCGGATCGCGGTCGCGGCGATGCGGAAGAAATGCTGGCGGTCCTGCGCCTGGATGCGGTCGCCGAGCAGGCGCAGCAGGGCTTCGTTGACCAGTTCGGTCGGGTCGATGATCGAACGGCCCATGCGCGCCAGGCGGCGGATCGCGATGCCCTTGAGCTCGCCGTAGACCAGGGCGTACAGCGCGTCGCGCGCGGATTCGTCGCCGGCGCGATAGGCCTGCAACAGACGGGTCACGTCTCCTTTCGTTTGCTCGTCCGGCAAGTCGGGTCCTCCTGACCACCCAAGCATACGACGGTCACGCTATTTGCGCCTACCGACACGATAGTTGTGACGGTCAGGCCGAAGCGGTCCGCTGCGAGCACGATTCCGCGTCGTGCGAGGGCTTCGACCCCCAGCCTTTCGATCCGGGTATCGCTCAGCAAATCCGCCGGGCGATGTCGGGTTTTCGGATCGGTTTACGAACTGGGGAATGCGGCTTGCCCATGCAGCGCGCGCGGCGCGCCTACCCCGGCATGGACGCCAACGCCGTGTCGTGCATGGGCAGGACGCGCACGCCGAAAATCCAAGAGAACGTCCGCATGAACACGCCCGATCCCGCAGCGCCGGCCGAACTGGCCCAGGGCAAGGACGCCGGCCGTGACGAAGCTGCGCCGTCGATCCCGGCGGCGCGCGCCGAACCGGGCGACACGGCCGGCGCGAACCGCGATGCCGGCCCGCAGTCGGGCGAGAACGCACGCGACGAGAACGCGCGCGCCACGCCACCGGCGAGCGAGCGTGATTTGCGCGCGGGGCTTTTCTTCGCGCCCTACCGCTGGTGAATCGCGACGGCGCGAACGACTTCGCCATCGCAGCCGCGCTGCCGTCGATGCCACGCCGTCCGCCGGCTACTTACGAGCTCGACGTCGATCCGGGAATCGCCGCATCGACGCCGTTGTCCAGACTGAAGCCGAACGCCGCCGCCACGCCCAGCAGGATCAGCAGCCACAGCACCGCGCCGATCGCGATCCAGGCGTAATTCGCCACGGTCAGGCGCGCGTTGGATTCGCCGCGTGGATCGCCGCAGGCGGCGTTGGCCGCGCGCTGGATCCGCAGCAGGCTCCAGCCCACCGGCAGCAGGGCCAGCACGCCGAGCAGGTCGGTGTGGGGCGAGCCGATGCCGCGCGCGCTCAGCTGGTCCAGCACGGCGTTGCCGATGGTCGCGATCACGTACACGGTCGCCATCGCGCCCGGCGCCCACGCATGGTCGCGCCCGGTCTTGCGCAGGACTGCGTCGATGCGCGCGGTCAGGGCATGGGTGTAGAAGATCGCGAACAGCGTGCGCACCAGCGGCCACAGGTACTCGCCGCTGGCGGCGCGGTAGCGCGCCCAGTGCATGTACGACCAATACAACTGGTATACGCCGAAGGTGGCGAAGAACAGGATGCAGAACTTGCGCGCGGAGACGATCAGGAATTCGTCGCCGCGGTCGGCCGGCCCGGCCGGCTGGGTCACCGCGGCGGTCGGCGGGGCGTAGAGGTTGGGTTCCATGCGTTGTCGAAGCGCTCCTGCAAACCAACGGGGTCGATCAGTCGAACAACACGGCCACGCCGATCCCGCCTTGCAGGTCCGGACTGTCGCGGTCCAGGCCCCAGTCCAGCGACGCGTCGAGCTGCACGCGCGAGGTCGCCATCCAGGTCACGCCGGCGCCGGCGACCGAGGTCGTCGATTGGTGATCGATATGCGAAATGCCGGCTTCGATATAGGCCCCGACCGTGTCGCTCAGGGCGACGCTGAGGCTCGGCGACCAGGTCCAGGTGTCCTCGCCGTCGCTGCGGTCAAGGTTGAAGTACAGCGCGCCGGACACGCGCTCGCTGAAGTCGTAGCCCAGGGTGGTGCCGAGCGTGTATTGCGTAGCGCCGTTGCTGAAATCGCGCGCGCCGCTGGCGGCGGTGACGGCGCCGAGCACGGCCCAGGAAAACTTGTCGTGCGAAGAAGGCAGCGCGACCTTCAACGCCAGCCCGGTGTCGCCGGCGCCGTGGCGCGAGCGGCGGCCGCCATCGTCGTTACGTTCGCGCAGATAGTTGTACGGCGAGGTCGCCAGTTGCAGCTCGACCGTGTCGCTCAGGCCCAGGCGCAAGGTGGTGTTGGCGTTGTACTGGGTGCTGCGGGCGCCGCCGTCGTCGTCGCGCTGGAAATCGGGCAGGCCCTGCTCCCAGGCGAAGCGGCCCTTGGGCAAGGTGCCGGTGGAGAACGCGATGCCGGGACGGTCGAACGACGGCGCGTCGTCGGCGTGGGCCGGCGCGGCCGTGCCCAGGCCGATCAACGCGGCCATGCACAGCGGGATCGAACCCGGCTTCATGCGCATGCTCGCGTCCGCCGCCGATGACGATCGCTCGACGCGTCCAGGCGCAGTTTCCCTTCCCGCATTGCTTTACTCCCTTCGTTCCGGGCAGCGGCGCCTTACCGCCGCGCGCGCTTACAGCTTCTTCCAGCGGCCGCGCTGGTTTTCGCAGGCGGCCTGCAAGGCGGCGAGCTGATCGGGGGTGCGCTGGTAGTAGTAGATCTGCGCCGGCGCGCCGCGCGGCGAATCGCACACACCGCCGGCGCCGCTGGGGCACGACGGAACCAGCCGCATGTCGACCTGGCCGCCCATGCCCTCGAGTCCGGGCGCCTGGCCGCTGCACTGCACCTTCTGCTGGCCTTCGGACAGGTTCATCTCGGTTTCGGTGCACTCGTTGATGACCTGACCCATGATCTGGCCCTGCATCATGCAGGCGCTCTTGGCGTAGGCGAGCGGGCAGGCGAGCAGCAGGGCGGCGAAAGCGAGCGGTGCGGTAAGACGGCGCATGGCGAGGGCTCCGGAGGCGACGGGAAACCGCGGCCCCGAGGGGCGCGGCAGTCAGGAGACGAAGCGCGTGACGCATCGAGGCGCCGAGCGGTCCATCCCCATGGACACCACATCACTCTAGCGCGCCTGGATGACCGGTGGCACACGTTCGGCTCGGACCAGCCGCTGCCCGCGTTGCGAAGCGTGAAGCCTCAGCGCGTGGATACCGGCGCGCCGCACTGCGTATTGCGATGAACGCAGCCGGCGGTTGCGCGACTACTCTTCCTGCCCGTTGCGCGGCGGAAACCGCAGCACCACGCCGGTCTGGTGCTCGGGGCGGTTCCACAGCACCGGCACCTCGCGCGGGCTCGGCGGCTCGAGTTCCTCGTGCGCCGGGACCATCGATTCATCCTCGTCTTCCCAGCTGTAGCGCTTGCGCGGCGGCAGCGGGTCGCGCAGGCGGAACACGAAGGCGGCGATCACGCCGGCCACCGCGCCACCCAGGTGGGCCTGCCAGGACACGCCGATCTCGCGCGGCAGCACGGTCAGCAGCATGCCGCCGTAGAGCAGGAACGCGATCATCGCCGCGGCGATCGAAGGCCGGTCGCGGCGCAGCAGGCCCAGGGTCATGACCAGGAACATCAGGCCATGGGTCACGCCGCTGGCGCCGAGGTGATAACTGCCCGGATCGCCGAGCAGCCACGCGCCGATGCCCGAGCCGATCCATACGATCGGCAGCGCCCGCACCGTCGCCTTGGGATAGACCGCGCCGGCCAGGGTGCCGAGCAGCAGCAAGGACGTCGCGTTGGCGGCCAGATGCTCGACCGAGCCGTGCAGCAGCGGCGCGGTCAGCAGCCCGATCAGGCCGTGCAGCGACCACGGCTGGACGGTGAAGGCGCGCACGTCGAAGCTGCTCTGGGCGGCGAACACCGCCACCAGCAACAGCACGAACGCCAGGCTGGCGTTGAGCGCGCGCAGCAGGCGGCGGCGGTCGGCCTTGCGCTGGGCCGGGGTGTCGGGGACGGGGGCTTCGGTGGGCAGTTGCATGCAAACCAGATTGGCACCGCCGGCGACCTTTGCAAGCCGGCCCGGGCGGGCTTCTTTGTCCCACCCACGGGAATGTGGCCGCGGTCAACAACCGGCCCGGCCCCGCCCGCGCGGGCGTCGACGGCCACCCAGTCCGGGAGGAACCGCCCGGCCCCGGTAGAATGGGCCGATGAATAACGAAATCCCCACCGTACGCCTCAAGAACGCCTGGAAATCCACCCACCCCTGGATCTTCCAACGCCTGGTCGACAAGCCCGCCCAGCGGCCCAAACCCGGCGCCATCGTCAACGTGGTCGGGGTCGACGGCGTCTGGATCGGCCGCGGCTTCTACAACGGCCATTCGCGCATCGCCCTGCGCATGCTCGAAAACGACCCGGACGTCGAAGTCGACGCCGAGTGGTTCGCGCGCAAGATCGCCGCCTCCGTGTCGCTGCGCCGCGACGTGCTCAAGCTCGATCAGGTCAGCGACGCCTGGCGCGTGGTGCACAGCGAGGGCGACGGCATCAGCGGCCTGGTCGTGGACCGTTACGGCGATCTGTTGGTGGTCGAATACTTCAGCGCCGGCGCGTTCCGTCATCGCGAATGGATCTACGACGCGCTGCGCGCGCAGTTCCCGGGCTGCCGCTTCTACGCCTTCGCCGACGAGCACGTGCAGAAGCAGGAAAGCTTCGACTTCCGCGGCACCGAACCGGTCCCGCCGTCGACCATCACCGAATACGGCATCAAGTTCCGCGCCGATCCGGCCGGCGCGCACAAGACCGGTTTCTTCGCCGACCAGCGCGAGAACCGCGAATGGTTGTCGCAGCAGGTCGCCGGCAAGCGCGTGCTCGACCTGTGCTGCAACACCGGCGGCTTCGGCGTCTACGCCAAGGCGCGCGGCGCCGAGGAAGTGATCGGCGTGGACATCGATGCCGACGTGCTCAACATCGCCAAGGGCAACGCCAAGCTCAACGGCGCCAACGTCAAGTTCGTCCAGGCCGACATCTTCCCGTACCTGCGCGACATGGGTAACGCGGGCGAGCAGTTCGACGTGGTGATCCTCGATCCGGCCAAGATGACCCGCGATCGCGAGCAGGTGATCGCCGCGCTGAAAAAGTATCTGGATATGAACAAGCTGGCGCTGGGCGTGGTCAAGCCGGGCGGTTTGTTCGCGACGTTCTCGTGCACCGGTCTGGTCAGCGAAGACCAGTTCCTCGACATGCTGCGCCGCGCCGCGTTCTATGCCGGCCGCACCGTGCAGGTGCTGAAGGTGTCGGGCGCCGGCGCGGACCATCCGTGGCTGGCGCAGGTGCCGGAGTCGCGGTATCTCAAGGCGGTGTTTTGCCGGGTGCTGGATTGAGGTGAGGTGGGTTGCGCGTCGGCATTCGCGCAGCCATCCGCCTACGACGCAAATGTTCCCTCTCCCGCTTGCGGGAGAGGGCTAGGGTGAGGGTATGAGCGCCGAAGGCGCGAATGCTTTTGGTTTTCGCCAGACCTCGCGCCCCCTCACCCCAACCCTTTCCCGCAAGCGGGAGAGAGAGCGGTACGCGGTGAGAGGAAATAGAACGATCAATCGGGCGCCCGAAACCCCGCCACATGCCGCGCCTTGTAGCTATCGGGCCGATACGCTACCTCGCGCGCCAGCGCATCCACAAACCCCGGCTCCCCGATCCGCGCACGTTCGCCGGCATCGAGTTCGAGCGTGAGTTCGTAACTGGCGATCGTGCCGCACAGCACCGACAGATAACGGCGCTCGCCGTCGGCGTACAGCGTCCAGGCCCAATCGCGTTGGTCGATGAGTTGCATTCCGGTTTCGCCCACGCGTTCAGCCGAATATGGTTTGCACATAACCGATGACGCCGACGAACTTCCACTGCCCTCGCTGGAGCGCGAACAATTCCATTCGACCGTCCTGACCCGAGTTGCGATACGTCGTCTGGACATACACCAGGGCGTGATCGCCGCGCGCCGACACGACCGGCCGGCTGATCCGGAGGATGCCGTTGGCCTGCGGATAGGCTCGGTAGAAGGCCGGCGGAATGCCGCAGTAGAACACCGGCGGGTCCTCCTGCATCGAAAGAATGGCCGTTACCCGCTCGCGGTCGACCGGAACGATGCCGGGCACCGAGCGTGTGTCCAGCGGCTGTTGCCGGACGTTGAAGCGCCGCAAGGCATCGACCAGCGTCTCGGACAGATTCCGATCGATCAGGTGGATGGAGCGATCCGGGGAATTGCCAGGATCTTCGTACCATTCCGGTGTCAGCTCGCTGCAACGCTCCTGACTCTGCGGAGGCTTGCCGCAAATGGATACGGTGGCGTTTTCCAATGCGAGGCGACGTTGCGATCCATTGGCGTCGAACGTCGGCGACCGTTCGGTGATCTGCTGATGTTCGACGACCGCAATCAGAATCGCGCGCTGCTCCGCGGCCGTCGCCACGCGCGGTTTTCCGACCGGTGCGACGAACAAGTTCGTTTTTGAAGAATTGGGCACGATGACCAGCGCCACCGCCACCACGATGCAAGCGGCATACAGCAGCGACGTGAGCAGCGACGGAGCACGCGCGCCGTGGCCGTGGCCATGAGAACCATCGCTCGATGAACGGGAAGACGATGCAGTCATGGTCGAGCGTCTCTGCGCGCTTGCGCGATCGCGGCAGCGTAGGCGCAGGCGCGGCCGGCGGGCAATACGTTCAGCCGATCGAAGGCCCGCGTCGGTTTCCGGCTCAGGCCTTCCACCACAGAATCGTCGGCGGGTCCTCGGGACGGGTCTGCTCCAGGCGCTGCAGCGCGCCCACGTCCAGGCCGGGCAGATGCACGCTCATCGCCATGGCGACTTCGCGATAGCCCGGCCAATCGGTACGCAGCTCCAGGCGCTCGCCGGTCGCGGTGCCGACCTCGACGAAGATCAGCCGGCGCTCGTTCGCGTCGATCGCGTAGCCGTCGATGCCGTCGATGTCGGTCCAGCGGATGCCGTGGATGCGTCCGGCGCCGTCGTCGCGCCAGACGCCGCGCGGATCGGCGTACAGCCTGGGATCTTGCGGGTTCATGCGAACGGTCCTTGCACGGACGGGGCGGCTGCTGCCGAACCGGTGGGCAGGCAAGATTGGCACATTGGATATGCGCAATCGGGTGCCGTACGGAACACAGGAGGCATGGTCGAGTGGTCAAATGTGATTGTCGTCACGCTTACTCCGGGCATCGGATCGGTCGCCCAGCCTCGCCTGCGCGCTACGCACCGGTTGCGACGGCAGCCACGACCGCCCCCCTGTAGGAGCGACGCAAGTCGCGACCGCGACCCCGCGCCCGCGGCGCAGGCA
This genomic interval carries:
- a CDS encoding rhomboid family intramembrane serine protease yields the protein MQLPTEAPVPDTPAQRKADRRRLLRALNASLAFVLLLVAVFAAQSSFDVRAFTVQPWSLHGLIGLLTAPLLHGSVEHLAANATSLLLLGTLAGAVYPKATVRALPIVWIGSGIGAWLLGDPGSYHLGASGVTHGLMFLVMTLGLLRRDRPSIAAAMIAFLLYGGMLLTVLPREIGVSWQAHLGGAVAGVIAAFVFRLRDPLPPRKRYSWEDEDESMVPAHEELEPPSPREVPVLWNRPEHQTGVVLRFPPRNGQEE
- a CDS encoding class I SAM-dependent rRNA methyltransferase — protein: MNNEIPTVRLKNAWKSTHPWIFQRLVDKPAQRPKPGAIVNVVGVDGVWIGRGFYNGHSRIALRMLENDPDVEVDAEWFARKIAASVSLRRDVLKLDQVSDAWRVVHSEGDGISGLVVDRYGDLLVVEYFSAGAFRHREWIYDALRAQFPGCRFYAFADEHVQKQESFDFRGTEPVPPSTITEYGIKFRADPAGAHKTGFFADQRENREWLSQQVAGKRVLDLCCNTGGFGVYAKARGAEEVIGVDIDADVLNIAKGNAKLNGANVKFVQADIFPYLRDMGNAGEQFDVVILDPAKMTRDREQVIAALKKYLDMNKLALGVVKPGGLFATFSCTGLVSEDQFLDMLRRAAFYAGRTVQVLKVSGAGADHPWLAQVPESRYLKAVFCRVLD
- a CDS encoding ECF-type sigma factor — encoded protein: MTRLLQAYRAGDESARDALYALVYGELKGIAIRRLARMGRSIIDPTELVNEALLRLLGDRIQAQDRQHFFRIAATAIRCTLIDVIRQRQAEKRGGDVVITAFDPARESAPHGPTPDQRWLEVEDALVALDKPYPRQCRVIELAFLVGLKQQEIADALAINVRTVERDLRFAKAWLREQLAP
- a CDS encoding transporter, which codes for MRMKPGSIPLCMAALIGLGTAAPAHADDAPSFDRPGIAFSTGTLPKGRFAWEQGLPDFQRDDDGGARSTQYNANTTLRLGLSDTVELQLATSPYNYLRERNDDGGRRSRHGAGDTGLALKVALPSSHDKFSWAVLGAVTAASGARDFSNGATQYTLGTTLGYDFSERVSGALYFNLDRSDGEDTWTWSPSLSVALSDTVGAYIEAGISHIDHQSTTSVAGAGVTWMATSRVQLDASLDWGLDRDSPDLQGGIGVAVLFD